In Synechococcus sp. RS9909, one genomic interval encodes:
- a CDS encoding methyltransferase domain-containing protein, with amino-acid sequence MTLIFIKFLTLGNQHMSGYFPHNVDDYVHSGPLQLVWSETSGLCQLGHSFSSDYMYGDNYGYRSGLNASMVQHLQDIARSLEALSDLQNGDYVLDIGRNDATFLNSFSVLNLNKFGIDPSARKFQSFYKADPILCDCFFSADQYFAVASKPSKLITSIAMFYDLNDPIEFAKDIKKMLAHKRHLAFRAILLACHAQNELI; translated from the coding sequence GTGACACTAATCTTCATAAAATTCTTGACCCTTGGTAATCAGCATATGTCGGGATATTTTCCTCATAATGTAGATGATTATGTACACTCTGGGCCACTTCAACTTGTTTGGTCAGAGACTAGTGGACTTTGTCAACTAGGTCATTCTTTTTCAAGCGATTATATGTATGGAGATAATTATGGTTATCGCTCTGGGCTAAATGCTTCTATGGTCCAACATTTACAAGATATAGCTCGTTCCCTTGAAGCTCTTTCTGATTTGCAGAATGGTGACTATGTTTTAGATATCGGCAGAAATGATGCGACATTTCTGAATTCTTTCTCTGTTCTTAATCTTAACAAGTTTGGAATTGATCCCAGCGCTAGGAAGTTCCAATCCTTTTATAAAGCTGATCCAATCCTTTGTGATTGCTTCTTTTCCGCTGATCAATATTTCGCCGTTGCGTCAAAGCCTTCTAAACTTATTACATCGATTGCGATGTTTTACGACTTAAATGATCCAATTGAATTTGCCAAAGATATCAAAAAAATGCTTGCACATAAACGGCATTTGGCATTTCGAGCAATCTTACTTGCCTGCCATGCTCAAAATGAACTCATATGA
- a CDS encoding methyltransferase C-terminal domain-containing protein: protein MFEKKNLFTSIDPLLAFAERTSNLKESLISTLQCLKSEGAFILGYGASTKVNVTLQYCDINISVLDAIVGVNPFKFGKLTPGSFIPIVSSDSIGEYNPDYFLLLPWHFKDFILAREKMYLDGKVKFIIPFPEVHIL, encoded by the coding sequence GTGTTTGAGAAAAAGAATCTCTTTACATCTATAGATCCACTTTTAGCTTTTGCTGAGCGCACAAGCAATCTGAAGGAATCATTAATCTCTACCTTGCAGTGTTTGAAGTCTGAGGGGGCATTTATTCTTGGTTATGGAGCCTCTACCAAAGTCAATGTTACTCTTCAATATTGTGACATTAATATTTCTGTTTTAGATGCTATTGTAGGAGTAAATCCTTTCAAGTTCGGCAAACTTACTCCAGGATCTTTTATTCCCATTGTATCGTCTGATTCTATCGGTGAGTATAATCCTGACTATTTTTTGCTGCTTCCCTGGCACTTTAAGGATTTCATCTTGGCACGTGAGAAAATGTATCTTGATGGCAAGGTGAAGTTTATCATCCCTTTCCCCGAAGTTCATATACTATGA